The sequence CGGCCTTCATGTACATCGTCTTCGGCGCGTCGATGGCCTACGCCGACGCGCCGATCGGCAACGGCAACGCAGCGATGTACACGATGATCTCGATGGCCGCCTTCGGCGCGGTCACGGCGACCGTGGGTGTGGGCGGGATGGCCGCCGTCGAACGGATGCAGGGCTGGGGCCGCCAGCTCGGCCTGACCCCGATGTCCGACGCCCAGTACGTGGCCGTGAAGGCAGGGGTCGCGTTCGTGATCGCAATCATCCCGATCACCCTGATCTACGTGCTCGGCTACTTCACCGGTGCGACCGGCAGCCCCACCGCCTGGTGGCTCTCCGCACTGGCCGTCGTCGTCGGGGCCGCCGTGTTCTCCCTGTACGGTCTGCTCGCCGGCCTGCTGTTCCGGTCCGAGGCGGCAGTCGGGGCCGCGAGCGGGTCCCTGGTGATCTTCGCCTTCCTCGGCAACATCTTCTTCCCACTCTCCGGAACGATGCTCACCGTGGCACAGTTCACCCCGCTGTACGGGTTCGTGGCCCTCGCCCGGTACCCGCTCACCGAGGGCATGATGATCAGCACCACCGGACCCCCGGTGGAGAGCAACGGTCTGTGGATCCCGGTGCTGAACCTGGTGGCCTGGGCGATCATCTTCGCCGTGCTGGCCTTCCTGATGGTCCGCCGCGGACGCGGCCGGCAGTGACAGCTCCCCGTACGATCGGGGACACCATGGAGACCCCCACCAGCCAGCCGAACCCGTCACTGTCACCGTGGCAGCGGTTCGGCTGGCTGATGGGCGTCATCTGGCTGGTGTTCCTGGCCTTCCCGCTGATCTCCGCGGCCCTCGCACCGGTGCCCCTGGTGTGGCGGATCATCGCAGTAGCAGCGGTCGTCGTCTTCGGCGCGCTCTACGCCTACGGCTTCGTCCGGATGATGCGACCGGACGTGAGCGACCCGTACCGGACGGCGACGAAGTTCCTGCTCGCCATGGCGGCGATGTTCGTGATCACCGGCCTGATCGTCGGGATAGACGCCTTCGGAATGACCGTCTTCCTGCTCACCTTCGGTGTCTTCCACCAACCGCTCCGGCGGGGCATCCTGCTCGCCATCGGGTGGATCGCGCTGACGGTCCTGATGCTGGTGGTCACCGACTCGTTCGCCACCCATGGCTTCTTCCTTGCCCTCCTCGCCGGCGTCGGCGTGATGACCGGCATCGTCCGTTGGCTCGACGATCGTCAAGGTGCCCACGACCGGCTGGCGACCGAGCTGAACCTGGTGGCCGAACGCGAGCGGGTGGCTCGGGACGTACACGATGTGCTCGGCCACAGCCTGACCGTGATCACGGTCAAGTCCGAGCTCGCCGAACGGCTGGTGGATGCCGATCCCGAGGCCGCCAAGGCGGAGCTCGCGCAGATCCGGTCGCTGACCCGGGAAGCACTGGCAGAGATCCGGGCCACGGTCGCCGGGCTGCGAGTGGCACGGCTGGCCGATGAGCTGGCGAGCGCCCGGGAGGCACTGACTGACGCCGGTATCGCCGCTGAGGTCCCGGTGAGTGCGGACGTCGTGGATCCGCGCCACCGGCTGGTGCTGGCCTGGGTGCTGCGCGAGGCGGTCACCAATGTGGTCCGGCACTCGGGCGCGTCCCGCTGCACGGTCCAGCTGCAGGAGCGCTCGCTGGTGGTGATGGACGACGGCGTAGGGCCGGGTGCTGCCCTAGCGGCTGGTTCCGCAGAACGCACCCGGGCAGCGACCGGCGGTACCGGGCTGCGGGGCATCGCCGAACGCGTCAAGGGCGCGGGCGCCACGCTGGAGATCACCGCGGCCGAGGGCGGCGGGACACGACTGGAGGTGCGCTGGTGACCGAGAAGATCCGGGTGCTGCTGGCTGACGACCAGGCACTGGTGCGCGGGGCGCTCTCGGCGCTGCTGCGGCTGGAACCTGACCTGGACGTGGTGGCCGAGGTCGGCTCCGGCGACGAGGTGCTCGAGACCGCCCGAAGCACCAGTGCTCAGGTGTGCCTACTGGACATCGAGATGCCCGGGATGGACGGGATCGACGCCGCCGCGCAGCTCGCGACGGAGCTGCCTGGGGTGCGCTCGCTGATCGTCACCACGTTCGGCCGGCCCGGCTACCTGCGCCGGGCGCTGGAGGCCGGTGCCAGCGGGTTCGTGGTCAAGGACACGCCGGCCGAGGAGCTCGCGGAGGCGATCCGCAGCGTGCATGCCGGCCGGCGGGTAGTGGACCCGGCGCTGGCCACCGAGTCTCTGGCCGGCGGCCCGAACCCGCTCACCGACCGCGAGCGCGAGGTCCTCCGCGAGTGCCTGGACGGTGCGTCGGTGTCGGTGGTGGCCGAACGGGTGCACCTGTCCGCGGGCACTGTGCGCAACTACCTGTCCGCAGCGATCGGGAAGACCGGCACCACCAACCGGGTGGAGGCGGCGCGGGTCGCGCAGCGCAACGGCTGGCTGTAGTCCGCCCGCGCCCACCGCTGATGGGCCCAAGCGGCGCTCGCGTGTGGGATTACTGGGCCTATACCCCCAGCAGACTCACTCGCGAGTTCGGTCAGGCGTCGCGAGTGACCAGGTGGTCCGCCCAGAGCTCCAGCTCGGGGTGCATGCTGCGCAGCAGTGTGTCGGTACCGATCACTACGTCCTCGGTCATCCGGCCGACGGCGGCCAGCCCGTTCCGGGTGCCATCGGCGCCCAGGCAGGCACCGGCGGCATCGGTGAGCACACCGCGCCCGGTAGCGCCGAAGCGGACCAGCCCGTCCGCCAGCAGCTGCTCCCACAGCTCGTCACCGCGGGGCAGGCCGGGCGGGGCGGTGACCGCGTCCACGATCAGGTCCGGCGGTTCGGCCGGCAGTTCGGCGGTGCGCACCAGGCGCAACCGGCCGGCGGATGCCAGGGCGAGCAGCTTGACCACGTTCCCCGGCGGTGGGCCGAACGCGAGCCGGTCCAGGCCGGTGACCAGCCGCGGGTAGTCGGCCCAATCGAGAGGGACATCCGCGCCGCCGCGCACTGCGCGCTCGGCCACCTGGCGCTGCCGGTGCACCAGGTCGGGATAGGCATGCCGCCACGCCTGGCCGAGCGCCCAGGTCTCATCGGGGACGGCAGTCCCTCGGGCGAAGGCCAGGCTGGCCCGCAGGTCGTCGAACGGATCGGCCGCGGTCGGTCCGGTCAGGCTGTCCCAGACCGGGTGGATCTGCTCCGGCCCGATGACGGCGGAGCTCGGGTCCCAGGTCCGTCTCGCCTGGGTGAGGATCGCGGCGGCGAGCCTCTCCAGGAGCAACGGGAGCTCCGCCGTCGTGGCTATCTCGGAACGCAGCGGTGCGGCGATCTGCTCGCTGCGGTACCGGCGCAGTACGGCGGCATCGGTCTTGGCCAGCATCAGCCGGCCAGTGCGGCTGGTGAGGGTGAGCACGGGGTCGAGGTCGCCGGGGCGGTACTGCAGGGCGCCGCCGGCTCCGCTGCTGAGGAACCGCCCGCCGAGTCCCTCGCTGAGGGCGAGGACCGCGTCGATCGCGCTCAGGTGCGCACCACGGATCTGCACGGCAGTGGGTCTCAGCGCCTGCGCGGTGGTGACCAGGCTGGGGACCGGGAACACGCGCACTGCCGGGACGCCGGCGGGCAGGTCCAGACCGGGCCAGGTGCTCGCGTGCCCGGTGACCAGCAGCACGGCGTCATACTCGGCCCACCCTTCGCTCGTGTGCACCCGGAACCCGGGCCCGGCGGGCCGCACCCGATCGACCCGCTGGCGCAGGTGGCGCACCGGGGTAGGTGCCAGCGCACCGATGGCAGTGTCGGCGAGCCCGGTGAGGTAGCGGCCGGCGGCAGCGCGCGCGGGATAGGCGCAGGGCTGGTCATCGGCCGGTGGCGCGGCGAACGGACCGGCGAGGTGGGAGTCGGTGAGGGCGGCACCGGTGTGCACCCGGCCGGCGTGCAGGGCGTGGTCCGGGACGTTCAGGCTCACCCAGTCTGGCTGATCCGAGGTGTAGGCCATCCCGGTGCCGAGCTGGGCGCGGGGCTCGTAGACGTCGATCCGGTCCGGAAGCGTGCCGCGCTCCCGACGCCGGGCGAGTGCTTCGAGTGCGTACACGGCCCGAGGGCCTCCCCCGATGATGGCCAGCGTGCTGAGGTGCTCGTGCGCGGTCACCAGGTCAACTTACGCCCTGCACACCCGGGCACCGACCGGCACCCGGCCGAACGTGGCCGGCAACGGTGCGGGGCGCGGCCAGCCGAGGTCCCGGTGCGGGGCGCGGCCAGCCTGAGCTGCGGTCAGCCGATCCCCAGCTCCGCGCGGCGATCGGCCGGCACCAGGTCCTGGTACTCGGCGTTCTGGTTGATGAATCCCGCCACTGCCGAACAGGTCGGGATCACCGCCAGCCCGGCCGCGCGGGTGGCGTCCAGCGCCTCGCGGATCAGGGTGCCGGCGAGCCCCTGACCGCGGTAGGCCGGGTCGATCACCGTGTGCGGGAAGAGGCGCTGCGCACCGTCGTCGCTGTACTCGGTGTGCCCGGCCGGCTCGCCGCCGACCAGGATCTGGTAGCGGTCGGGCTGCTCGACCACCGTGATCTCGTCAGTGCTGCTCATGTTTTCGGAGTCTGCCACACGGCTCCACGGTCCCGGGGCATCAGTGCCACCGCGAGCGCGAGCAGCACCGCCACCCCGAGCGAGCACCAGAACACCAGGTGCACACCGTGGACCAGATCGGCGCCCACCGGCATCCCATCCGGTCCCACAGTGGCGACCGCGTTCACCACCCCGCCGAAGGCGGCTACGCCCACGGCGGAGCCGAGCGACCGGGAGAACACGTTGGTGCCGGTCACCGCGCCACGTTCGGACCAGTCGACACTGGTCTGGGCCGCGATCAGCGTCGGGGCGGTGGTCAGGCCCATCCCGGCACCGATTACGAAGCAGGTGGCGGCGACCTGCCAGATCGAGGTGTGCTCGCCGAGCAGCAGTGCCAGGGCGGAGCCGATGACCACCAGGGCGGAGCCGATCAGGCCGGTGATCCGAAAGCCCACCCGCAGGTAGACCCGCCCGGACAGGGTCGCGGTCAGCGGCCAGCCGACGCTCAGCGCCGCGAGCGCGAACCCGGCCACCAGCGGCTCGGCGTCGAGCACCCCCTGGGCGTAGATCGGCACGTAGGTGGACAGGCCGAGCACGATCACCCCGATCATGAACGCGGCCACGGTAGGTGCGGCGATGACCCGGCGGCGCAGCACGGCCAGCCGGAGGATCGGGTATCGCACTCGCTGCGACCGGAACACGAACAGGGCGAGCAGCACCACGC is a genomic window of Ruania zhangjianzhongii containing:
- a CDS encoding sensor histidine kinase, which translates into the protein METPTSQPNPSLSPWQRFGWLMGVIWLVFLAFPLISAALAPVPLVWRIIAVAAVVVFGALYAYGFVRMMRPDVSDPYRTATKFLLAMAAMFVITGLIVGIDAFGMTVFLLTFGVFHQPLRRGILLAIGWIALTVLMLVVTDSFATHGFFLALLAGVGVMTGIVRWLDDRQGAHDRLATELNLVAERERVARDVHDVLGHSLTVITVKSELAERLVDADPEAAKAELAQIRSLTREALAEIRATVAGLRVARLADELASAREALTDAGIAAEVPVSADVVDPRHRLVLAWVLREAVTNVVRHSGASRCTVQLQERSLVVMDDGVGPGAALAAGSAERTRAATGGTGLRGIAERVKGAGATLEITAAEGGGTRLEVRW
- a CDS encoding FAD/NAD(P)-binding protein codes for the protein MTAHEHLSTLAIIGGGPRAVYALEALARRRERGTLPDRIDVYEPRAQLGTGMAYTSDQPDWVSLNVPDHALHAGRVHTGAALTDSHLAGPFAAPPADDQPCAYPARAAAGRYLTGLADTAIGALAPTPVRHLRQRVDRVRPAGPGFRVHTSEGWAEYDAVLLVTGHASTWPGLDLPAGVPAVRVFPVPSLVTTAQALRPTAVQIRGAHLSAIDAVLALSEGLGGRFLSSGAGGALQYRPGDLDPVLTLTSRTGRLMLAKTDAAVLRRYRSEQIAAPLRSEIATTAELPLLLERLAAAILTQARRTWDPSSAVIGPEQIHPVWDSLTGPTAADPFDDLRASLAFARGTAVPDETWALGQAWRHAYPDLVHRQRQVAERAVRGGADVPLDWADYPRLVTGLDRLAFGPPPGNVVKLLALASAGRLRLVRTAELPAEPPDLIVDAVTAPPGLPRGDELWEQLLADGLVRFGATGRGVLTDAAGACLGADGTRNGLAAVGRMTEDVVIGTDTLLRSMHPELELWADHLVTRDA
- a CDS encoding response regulator transcription factor; amino-acid sequence: MTEKIRVLLADDQALVRGALSALLRLEPDLDVVAEVGSGDEVLETARSTSAQVCLLDIEMPGMDGIDAAAQLATELPGVRSLIVTTFGRPGYLRRALEAGASGFVVKDTPAEELAEAIRSVHAGRRVVDPALATESLAGGPNPLTDREREVLRECLDGASVSVVAERVHLSAGTVRNYLSAAIGKTGTTNRVEAARVAQRNGWL
- a CDS encoding ABC transporter permease translates to MNLTYTGIELRRVGRDFISMFFVAVLPAFMYIVFGASMAYADAPIGNGNAAMYTMISMAAFGAVTATVGVGGMAAVERMQGWGRQLGLTPMSDAQYVAVKAGVAFVIAIIPITLIYVLGYFTGATGSPTAWWLSALAVVVGAAVFSLYGLLAGLLFRSEAAVGAASGSLVIFAFLGNIFFPLSGTMLTVAQFTPLYGFVALARYPLTEGMMISTTGPPVESNGLWIPVLNLVAWAIIFAVLAFLMVRRGRGRQ
- a CDS encoding GNAT family N-acetyltransferase; translated protein: MSSTDEITVVEQPDRYQILVGGEPAGHTEYSDDGAQRLFPHTVIDPAYRGQGLAGTLIREALDATRAAGLAVIPTCSAVAGFINQNAEYQDLVPADRRAELGIG